A genomic region of Polynucleobacter necessarius contains the following coding sequences:
- the ilvA gene encoding threonine ammonia-lyase, biosynthetic yields MATNYLKKILSARVYDVARETELQLAPELTKRLGNQALLKREDNQPVFSFKLRGAYNKMAHLPPEALKRGVIAASAGNHAQGVALSAAKMKCKAVIVMPVTTPSVKIDAVKARGGSWVEVILHGESYSDAFKHSEILGKKRGLTFVHPFDDPDVIAGQGTIAHEIFTQYEKPIDAVFVAIGGGGLIAGIGEYIKAVSLKTKVIGVQASDSDAMNQSLKANKRIEMKDVGLFSDGTAVKLVGKETFRICKKVVDEIITVDTDEICAAINDVFTDTRSILEPAGALAIAGMKKYVEKKRIKKKTLVAVACGANMNFSRLRFVAERADVGEFREAVFAVTIPEERGSFKRFCELLGKRNVMEFNYRIGDQSEAHIFVGISTQKAGDSEVIAKHFRKAKFATIDLTHDELAKSHLRHMVGGHSALAKDELLYRFEFPERPGALMKFLTSMAPNWNISLFHYRNHGADYGRILVGLQVPKNEQKKFQNFLAGLGYPHWDESNNPAYRLFLK; encoded by the coding sequence ATGGCAACGAACTATTTAAAGAAAATTTTATCGGCTCGCGTCTATGACGTAGCCAGAGAAACCGAGCTTCAGCTCGCCCCAGAACTAACAAAACGTTTGGGTAACCAGGCTCTCCTTAAAAGAGAGGATAACCAGCCGGTTTTCTCATTCAAACTCCGTGGCGCCTATAACAAAATGGCCCATTTACCCCCAGAAGCCCTAAAACGGGGGGTAATCGCTGCTTCAGCAGGCAACCATGCCCAAGGCGTAGCCCTTTCTGCCGCCAAAATGAAGTGCAAAGCCGTCATCGTGATGCCGGTGACCACTCCGAGCGTCAAAATTGATGCAGTAAAGGCCAGAGGCGGATCTTGGGTTGAAGTCATCCTCCATGGCGAGTCTTACAGCGATGCTTTTAAGCACTCAGAAATTTTGGGCAAAAAACGAGGCCTAACCTTTGTTCATCCATTTGATGATCCTGATGTCATTGCAGGCCAAGGAACGATTGCCCATGAAATTTTTACTCAATACGAAAAACCCATCGATGCTGTCTTCGTAGCAATTGGTGGCGGCGGTTTGATTGCGGGTATTGGTGAATACATCAAAGCCGTCAGCCTAAAAACAAAAGTGATCGGCGTGCAAGCTTCCGATTCGGATGCGATGAATCAATCACTCAAAGCAAACAAACGTATTGAGATGAAAGACGTGGGTTTGTTCTCGGATGGTACTGCTGTGAAATTGGTCGGCAAAGAAACATTCCGCATTTGCAAAAAAGTAGTAGATGAAATTATTACTGTCGATACCGATGAAATCTGCGCAGCAATTAACGATGTCTTTACTGATACTCGCAGCATCCTTGAGCCTGCTGGCGCGCTAGCTATCGCAGGGATGAAGAAGTACGTAGAAAAGAAACGCATCAAGAAGAAAACCTTGGTGGCTGTGGCTTGCGGGGCCAATATGAACTTTAGCCGCCTTCGCTTTGTGGCCGAACGTGCAGATGTTGGCGAGTTCCGTGAAGCAGTATTTGCGGTAACCATTCCTGAAGAGCGCGGCTCTTTCAAACGCTTTTGTGAACTACTTGGCAAACGTAACGTTATGGAATTTAACTATCGTATTGGCGATCAAAGTGAAGCACATATTTTTGTTGGCATCAGCACACAAAAAGCCGGCGATAGTGAAGTCATCGCAAAGCATTTCCGAAAAGCAAAGTTTGCAACGATTGACCTCACGCATGATGAGCTAGCCAAGTCGCATTTACGTCACATGGTTGGCGGACACTCTGCACTTGCCAAAGATGAGTTGCTCTATCGCTTTGAATTCCCCGAGCGTCCAGGCGCTTTGATGAAATTCTTAACCAGCATGGCACCCAACTGGAATATCAGCCTGTTCCATTACCGCAATCATGGCGCAGACTACGGTCGCATTTTGGTAGGGCTTCAAGTTCCCAAGAATGAGCAGAAGAAATTCCAAAACTTCTTGGCCGGCCTAGGCTATCCGCATTGGGATGAAAGCAATAATCCCGCCTACCGCCTATTTCTCAAATAG
- a CDS encoding MFS transporter translates to MNPSELRSTLALAGIFGLRMLGLFLLLPIFSIHARGLPGGEHALWVGLTLGIFNIVQACFYIPLGRLSDRIGRKPVVLWGLSLFVAGALICAAKDDLLWIAIGRGVMGAGAVSAAISAWVADLTREQVRTRAMALVGGSIALSFALSLVIAAPIYRVISLSGIFVVLAALGVIAMFVTFYVLPTAQPEVKVQQASLKEVFFRPELMRLNIGVFVLHATQVAMFLVVPRLLVQAGLPLSSHWEIYLPVVLLSFVFMAPAIIYGEKKQKLRTVLLVAIVLLLIAESLFTQASSVMAIAVALLIYFVGFNLLEALQPSLVSRFAKESKGTALGVYNTTQSIGLFSGAVIGGYLMDSHGDLSVFAMGAALLVCWLIIAWSMGEMPTRATESKDVATKT, encoded by the coding sequence GCCCATCTTTAGCATTCATGCGCGAGGCTTACCGGGTGGAGAGCACGCTCTTTGGGTGGGTTTGACCCTTGGCATCTTCAATATCGTCCAGGCCTGTTTTTATATCCCTTTGGGCCGTTTATCTGACCGAATTGGCCGTAAACCGGTTGTTTTATGGGGTCTGTCCTTATTTGTAGCTGGCGCCTTGATCTGTGCGGCCAAGGATGATTTGCTATGGATTGCCATTGGGCGCGGCGTGATGGGTGCTGGGGCAGTTTCAGCAGCGATTTCTGCCTGGGTTGCCGACTTAACTCGCGAACAAGTGCGTACCCGGGCTATGGCTTTGGTTGGCGGCAGCATTGCCCTGTCATTTGCCTTATCTCTAGTGATCGCCGCCCCCATTTATCGCGTGATCAGTCTTAGTGGAATTTTCGTAGTCTTGGCAGCATTGGGTGTTATTGCCATGTTTGTAACTTTTTACGTATTACCGACAGCTCAGCCAGAAGTAAAAGTTCAGCAAGCTTCGTTAAAAGAAGTTTTCTTTAGGCCTGAATTAATGCGCCTAAATATTGGTGTATTTGTATTGCATGCAACTCAGGTTGCGATGTTCTTGGTAGTGCCACGTTTATTGGTGCAGGCAGGGTTGCCACTCTCGTCCCATTGGGAAATTTATCTTCCTGTTGTACTGCTCTCATTTGTCTTTATGGCGCCCGCAATCATTTACGGTGAGAAGAAGCAGAAATTAAGAACCGTGTTGTTAGTTGCGATTGTTTTATTGTTAATTGCTGAATCGTTGTTTACACAAGCCTCATCTGTGATGGCTATTGCAGTAGCGCTACTGATTTATTTTGTAGGCTTTAATTTGCTCGAGGCATTGCAGCCTTCCCTGGTGTCGCGTTTTGCAAAAGAATCCAAAGGTACAGCACTGGGCGTTTACAACACCACTCAATCAATTGGCCTCTTTTCTGGGGCTGTAATTGGGGGTTATTTAATGGATAGCCATGGTGATTTATCGGTCTTTGCGATGGGTGCAGCACTCTTAGTTTGCTGGCTTATAATTGCTTGGTCGATGGGTGAAATGCCAACGAGAGCAACAGAATCAAAGGATGTAGCCACAAAGACATAA
- the ssb gene encoding single-stranded DNA-binding protein: MASVNKVIIVGNVGRDPETRYMPSGDAVTNISVATSDRYKDKQTGEMKETTEWHRVAFFGKLAEIAGQYLKKGSQVYVEGRLRTRKWTDASGQEKYSTEIVAETMQMLGGKPVGGSGDGGESYSRSKPAEQSAPAASNAASLGAMDDDIPF; encoded by the coding sequence ATGGCTTCGGTAAATAAGGTCATCATCGTAGGTAACGTAGGACGTGATCCAGAAACACGGTACATGCCAAGCGGCGACGCCGTTACAAACATTTCAGTAGCAACATCTGATCGCTACAAAGACAAGCAAACTGGTGAAATGAAAGAAACCACAGAATGGCATCGCGTTGCATTCTTTGGCAAGCTCGCAGAAATCGCCGGTCAGTACCTCAAAAAAGGTTCACAGGTTTATGTTGAAGGTCGTTTGCGTACACGCAAATGGACTGATGCTAGTGGCCAAGAAAAGTATTCCACTGAGATTGTTGCAGAGACAATGCAAATGCTTGGTGGCAAGCCAGTGGGCGGAAGTGGTGACGGTGGCGAAAGCTATAGCCGCTCAAAGCCGGCTGAGCAATCCGCTCCAGCAGCCTCAAATGCTGCGTCATTGGGCGCAATGGACGACGATATTCCGTTTTAA
- the queF gene encoding NADPH-dependent 7-cyano-7-deazaguanine reductase QueF (Catalyzes the NADPH-dependent reduction of 7-cyano-7-deazaguanine (preQ0) to 7-aminomethyl-7-deazaguanine (preQ1) in queuosine biosynthesis), which produces MATLPLGQSTQYPDQYDPNLLFPTPRTENRKKLGLTEGQALPFVGVDIWSAFELSWLNKKGKPQIALAEFQIPADSPNMIESKSFKLYLNSLNSARFEDENEVKEKLIADLSAVAGSKITTRINPTESISKKGMQEMSGILMDRLDIEVDPSLAADPSLLGVNESFGPIEQCLVSHLLKSNCPVTGQPDWASVQIRYQGRPILEEGLLRYLIGFRQLGEFHEHCVETIFTDIKRQCKPEKLSVYARYTRRGGLDINPFRTDYNSPWPENIRHARR; this is translated from the coding sequence ATGGCAACGTTACCGCTCGGTCAATCAACACAATACCCAGATCAATACGATCCAAACTTGTTGTTTCCCACTCCAAGAACAGAGAACAGAAAAAAGTTAGGTCTGACAGAAGGTCAAGCACTGCCATTTGTTGGTGTTGATATTTGGAGTGCCTTTGAGCTAAGCTGGCTCAATAAAAAAGGAAAGCCGCAGATTGCATTGGCGGAGTTTCAAATTCCTGCCGACTCACCAAACATGATTGAGTCAAAATCATTCAAGCTTTACCTCAACAGCCTCAATAGCGCGCGCTTCGAGGATGAGAATGAAGTTAAAGAGAAGCTTATTGCTGACTTATCAGCAGTTGCTGGTAGCAAGATCACTACTCGTATTAACCCAACGGAATCAATCTCCAAAAAAGGGATGCAGGAGATGAGCGGGATTTTGATGGATAGATTGGATATTGAGGTAGATCCCAGTCTGGCTGCAGACCCAAGCCTGTTGGGCGTGAACGAATCCTTTGGCCCGATTGAGCAATGCTTAGTATCACACCTTCTGAAATCTAATTGCCCTGTAACTGGCCAGCCAGATTGGGCTAGTGTGCAAATTCGCTACCAAGGCCGGCCTATTCTTGAAGAAGGCTTGTTGCGTTACCTCATTGGCTTCAGACAATTAGGTGAATTCCATGAGCATTGCGTTGAAACTATCTTCACGGATATCAAGCGCCAGTGCAAGCCAGAAAAACTTTCTGTGTATGCCCGTTACACAAGACGCGGCGGCTTAGATATCAACCCATTTCGCACTGACTACAACTCGCCTTGGCCAGAAAACATTCGGCACGCACGGCGATAA
- a CDS encoding 5'-nucleotidase: MSYTLTGKLVVAISSRALFDFEEENRIFESADDSAYMKLQLERLSEAAQKGVAFPLVKKLLAFNDEGEQRVEVVILSRNDPVSGLRVFRSAEHHGLHLERGVFTRGRPPYHYLRSLHANLFLSANEDDVRATIDAGFPAARVYPESSKTAESHPNEIRIAFDGDAVLFSDEAEQVFQKKGLEAFVDHESKMVDIPLPPGPFKPLLEALHRLQRSTSENGMRIRTALVTARSAPAHERAIRTLMAWGIDVDEAMFLGGLSKSEFLREFEPDFFFDDQTGHCQSAASVAPTGHVVSGVSNKAK, translated from the coding sequence ATGTCATATACGCTCACCGGAAAACTTGTCGTTGCGATTTCATCGCGCGCCCTGTTTGATTTTGAAGAAGAAAATCGCATTTTCGAATCTGCCGACGACAGCGCATATATGAAGTTGCAGCTTGAGCGTCTTAGTGAGGCAGCTCAAAAAGGGGTTGCATTTCCTCTAGTAAAAAAACTATTGGCGTTTAATGATGAGGGTGAACAACGAGTTGAAGTGGTGATCCTCTCCCGTAATGACCCCGTAAGCGGCTTGCGAGTCTTTCGCTCTGCAGAACACCATGGCTTGCATCTTGAGCGCGGTGTATTTACAAGAGGTCGTCCGCCCTACCATTACCTACGCTCGCTTCATGCCAACCTCTTCCTATCTGCAAATGAAGATGATGTGAGGGCAACTATTGATGCTGGTTTTCCAGCGGCCCGCGTATATCCAGAGTCCAGTAAAACCGCTGAATCTCATCCTAATGAAATTCGGATCGCATTTGACGGAGACGCAGTACTTTTTTCTGATGAAGCAGAGCAAGTATTTCAGAAAAAGGGGCTTGAAGCCTTTGTTGACCACGAGAGCAAAATGGTAGACATTCCTTTGCCTCCAGGCCCCTTTAAGCCTTTGCTTGAGGCTCTTCATAGGCTGCAACGCTCCACCAGCGAAAACGGTATGCGTATTCGTACTGCGCTGGTAACTGCGCGCTCTGCACCTGCACACGAACGCGCCATTCGAACCTTGATGGCATGGGGTATTGATGTAGATGAAGCCATGTTCTTAGGCGGCCTCTCCAAGAGCGAGTTCTTGCGAGAATTTGAGCCCGACTTTTTCTTTGATGATCAAACTGGCCACTGCCAATCGGCTGCATCAGTTGCACCCACCGGCCATGTTGTATCAGGTGTATCCAATAAAGCCAAGTAA